AGATCGGTTCGGCTCAATCCTTGCCAATCACTTTTCTTCCCGTGGAACGGTTTGGGCTCCGCACCGGAATCGGCCCGCAGATCCGCCATCCCCGAAGCACCAAGCAACAGCACCACGCCCAACGCGATTGCACGCATTTGATTTCGCTCCCTGGATGGAGTTCACGCTTGCCAATGGTTGATCAATTGGCGTAGTCTACCGGAGATTCTCCCTCGAATCGAAGAAATCCTGAATTGTTCGAACCGCATTGGGGCCACGGGATTCATTCGATTCTGGACAATTCCCCCACAAGAGGTCCGCTTCCATGCGAGAATTCCGCTGCCTGCTGGCTCTGGCGTCGTTGAGTTGGGGATTGGTCCCAGTCGCTATCGCACAAGCGCCCGCATCCGCCGAGCGTCCCCCCGCATCTGCGGCATCGCAAGTGCAATCCGCGCTCGATGCGTTGAATGCCGCTTTTGAGCGTGGCGATGTCAAAGCCGTTGCCGCCCGCATGACTCCCGAACACTTGGCGATTACGTCGTACTATCCCAAACCGCTCCCCCGCGAGGAACAGATCCGCTCACTCGCCGACCACCAACTCAGCCAATATCGCACCAGCGAACTCTCGCTCCAACCCTTGTCACCCGATTCCATGCTCGTCACCTTTCGCGTCACCATGAAAGGGACTTATCGCGGAAAACCAGTGCCGGAAACGAGTTTCGCATCGGCAATCTGGGTCCGCCGCCAGGGCCAATGGCTGGAACACTTCTACCAAGAAACCCCCATTCCTGCGAAATAACCGCTCCGGATTCCGTGATTCGGAATCACAGCTCGACCGGTTCGCAGTCCAATTCGCCCCACGCCAAGCGATTTTGCCCGAGAATTCGTTTGGCGATTGGCATTCGGATGGGGTACAGTTCCATGGAACGAAATCTCTCCCACCACCGCGTCAGGATCTCGCCATGCGATCGAGTCTTGCCTTGGTCTTGTTGGTGCTGTCCGGATCAATCGCATTCGCCGATTCACTCTCCGAACAGATCGACCGGATCATTCGCCAGCAAGCGGGAATGGTGCCCATCAGCCCCCCTGCGGATGATGACGAATTCTTGCGACGGGTGACGCTCGATTTCGCCGGGCGCATTCCGACCGAGCGCGAGATTCGTGCGTTTCGTGCCGACCGCGATCCGAACAAGCGACCGCGCACTATCGACGCCCTCACCCAAGGGCCGGAATACGCCAAACAAATGGCATCGTGGATGCACCAGATGTGGATGGAGCGATTAGGCGATCATCCCGCGTGGCAACTCTATTTGCAGCAAGCGTTTGCGACCAATCGCCCCTGGCGAACCATGGCCGCGGAGATGCTGCGCGGGCAATCGTCGAACGCGACAGATGTCGGGGCCGTGTTCTTTCTCGCCAAACGGTTGGAAAATTACGGCCAAGTGCCAGTCGATCACTCGGCACTCACCCGCGACATTGGGCGATTGTTTCTCGGCGTCGACTTACGCTGCGCGGAATGTCACGACCATCTCACGATTCCCGATTACAAGCAGGATGATTTCGTCGGACTCGCTGCCTTCACCCGCAATGCCGCCCTGCTCGACGCCAAACAACCGAGCATCCGCGAAAAACCGTTGACGGAAAAACTCGAATTCGCATCCGTATTCACGAAAGTGCGCAAACAATCCGGCCCACGAATCCCCGGCCGGAGCGAACTGACCATCCCCGCGCAACCGAAGGGGAGCGAATTTCGCATCCCGCCCGATGCCAAGGCAAAAACTCCCGGCACTTTGCGATTCTCGCCGTTGGAACAGCTTTCTGTCGAAATCACCGCCGCCGATCATCGCCAATTCGCCCGGAATTTCGTCAATCGGCTCTGGTTTGCCTTGCTGGGGCATGGCTTGGTGCATCCGTTGGATTTGCATCATCGCGGAAATCCGCCATCGCATCCGCAAGTGCTGGAGCGGCTGACGGATGCGTTTCTGGCCAGCGGAACCGACATCCGCGAACTCGCCCGGATCATCGCGCGAACCGACGCCTATCAACGCTCGAGTATTCTGCCCAACGGAATCACGCAAGCGGCTCCCGAGGATCGATTCGTGACGGCATTGGAAAAGCGACTGTCTGCCGAGCAACTCTTCGCCAGTGTGTTGCGGGCGACCGGCGAATGGGACCGATTCCACACCCCGGAAATGGCGACGGAACGTACCGCGCTGTTGGCACGATTTCAGAAAGCCTTTGCCAATCAACCGCGGGAGCCGGAAGAATCCCCCGAACCCTCACTTCGCGCGGCGTTGTTCCTGTCCAACGATCCAAAATTCCTCGATCTGCTCACCCCACGACCGGGAAATCTCGTCGCTCGACTCGCGGCCATCGCTCCCGAATCGCCCGCGGAGTTGGCCGAACTGGCGTTCTTGAACGTGCTGAGCCGATCGCCCGACTCCCAAGAGCAAGCTTTGGTGCGGCAATCACTGCCGAGTGGCCCCGCCGATGTCCGCCTGAAGGCGATTCAGCGACTCGTCTGGTCGCTGCTGACATCGACCGAATTTTCGGTGAATCATTGAGCATCTCGGAATCACGCGGAGAGGCACGCCGATGGATGCGACCAATCACTGTATTCCGACCGAGCATCGACTCTCGCGGCGACAATGGCTGTGCGGGGCCGGCGGATTGTTTCTCGGGGCAGGCTCGCTTGCAACACATGCGACACAAACCGCGATGGCAGAAGCACTTCGGAAACAATCCAAGCAAGTGCTGTTTATCTGGCTGGATGGTGGAATCAGTCAGTTGGAAAGTTGGGACCCCAAACCGAACACCCGATTCGGCGGGCCGTTTCGGGCGATTCCCACCTCGGTGCCCGGAATTCACATCAGCGAGTTGCTTCCGCATACCGCCAAGCAGATGCACCATCTCGCGTTAATCCGGTCGTTGTCCACCCAAGACAACGCCCATTCGTCGGGTGTCGATCGGATCCAGCGCGGTGATCCCAAAAATCGCGGCGTGACCTATCCCTTCTTTGGATCGGCCGTCGCCAAGCTCCTCGGTCCCGGTGACTCCGGATTGCCGCCGTATCTGTGGATCAAACCAATGAACGGTGGTTTCATCCCCAAAGATGCGGGATTTCTCGGGCCGCAGTATGGTGCCCTGGCCTTGGGCGATGGCAAACCACCGGAAAATTTGTTCCGACCCGATGCGCTCTCCGCATCCGAAGACGCTCAACGCAATCAGCTTCGCCAAGCGTGGGATCGCCGTTATGCCGCGCGACGGCGTCCGGGCACGGCGGATGCGACCTCGCACGTCTTCGAGATGGCCGCACAATTGCAGAAACATCAACACATCTTCGACCCATCCACCACGACCCAACGCGACCGCGACCGTTATGGTCCATCCGACCTCGGGCGGCATCTGCTGATCGCACGCCGCATGATCGAAGCGGGGATCACCTTCGTCAAAGTCACCTCATACGGTTGGGATTCGCACGGCGATCACTTCAATGGGCAGCTCTCGTTGATGTCGAAATTCGATCAGGGATTCTCGGCATTGGTCGAAGATCTTGCCGAGCGTTCGATGCTCGATTCGGTGCTGGTGATCGTCCTTTCGGAATTCGGTCGAACGCCCCGAATCAACGGGCACATCGGTCGCGATCATTGGCCCGAGGCGTGGTCGATGGCGATGACCGGCCCACGCATTCAGCGCGGCGTGGCGATTGGCAAAACCAACCCCGAAGGCACCTGGGTCACCAGCGACGAACACGATATCGGCCACTTGTTCCATACGTGGTTCGCATCGCTCGGAATCGATTCGCAGGAAACCAGTTACGACAATGGTGGTCAGCCGCTCCCGATTGCCCACGAAGATTGCATCCCGATTTCCGAAGTGATGGTTTCGCCCTGATGGGCCTTGTGGGAGACGCATCCATGCCGTTGGATTCATCCGCCTGGTTGAAGCAGCATCCCCCGAAAGCATTGGCCACACTCACGCAGCCGGAACCGTTTTGGTGCCTGCGGGCGCATCCCTCGGAACAGTGGTTGCTGGCGGGTGGCGGGATCGGTCAATTGCATCGCATTCAAGCCGATGGCGATTCGTGGAAAGTGGCCAGCTCGGTGTCGGTGCATTCGGGTTGGGTGCCCGCGATTGCCTTTCATCCGAACGGGGAACTGGTCGTCACTGCGGATACCTGGGGGAAACTGCGTTGCTCGCGGGTGGCCGATTTGGCAGGCAAACCGAGTTGGGAGCATCCCCACGCCCATGCAGGCTGGATTCGCCAGCTTGCCATTTCGCCAAATGGAACAATCCTCGCATCGCTCGGTCAGGATCAGATGATCCATCTGTGGGACATTCCAACGGGCAAGCCGACGCATTCCTTCCGCTTCACGGAAACGGATGGATTCTCACTCGCGTTCCATCCCAAGCAAGGCAGTCTGATCACCGGCGATCTGCACGGGTTCGTCTGCGAATGGGATCCGAAGACCGGCAAAGCGATCCGCCGCATGCAACTGCCGGACTTTTACAAATTGGACCGAATTCAAGACGTTGGCGGCATTCGTTGTCTGCGCTTCGCACCGGATGGAAATACGATTCTGGCCGCCGGTTGCAAACCGACAACCGGTGGGTTTGTGCAAGGCTCGTCGCTGTTGGTCTGGCTCGATTCGCAACGCTGGCAGGTGCTTACCACCATCGATTCGGCCAATCCCAACGATGGCTTCATCACCGACTTGGCCTGGCATGACGCGGGGTTCTGGTTAAGTTGCAGCAGTGGCCAGCCCGGTCAGGGGAAATTGGCCCTGTATCCGGAGCGTGGTGGCCCGTCGTTTTGGAATGCGCCGGCTCCCAACTCGCACGGATTGGTCTGGCTTGCACGTTCGCAACGTGTCGTCGTCAGTCAAACCAATACCGGCAGCAACGGCAACGGTCGTCCGAAAACGGCCAATCAGGAATATCCAAGCAATTTTTCACCATTGGGCCAATGGCGATTCGGCTCGGCATGAGCCGTTCGCCAGTTCCGTCTGGCCCATGGTGCCGATGGCTGAGAATCTCTTGGCAAGCGGTGCGTCACACCAATGCTGCAGGGGTGGCATTGGTGGTTTGCGGGGCAATTTCCGCCTCATCGCGACGG
This DNA window, taken from Tuwongella immobilis, encodes the following:
- a CDS encoding nuclear transport factor 2 family protein — its product is MREFRCLLALASLSWGLVPVAIAQAPASAERPPASAASQVQSALDALNAAFERGDVKAVAARMTPEHLAITSYYPKPLPREEQIRSLADHQLSQYRTSELSLQPLSPDSMLVTFRVTMKGTYRGKPVPETSFASAIWVRRQGQWLEHFYQETPIPAK
- a CDS encoding DUF1549 domain-containing protein; amino-acid sequence: MRSSLALVLLVLSGSIAFADSLSEQIDRIIRQQAGMVPISPPADDDEFLRRVTLDFAGRIPTEREIRAFRADRDPNKRPRTIDALTQGPEYAKQMASWMHQMWMERLGDHPAWQLYLQQAFATNRPWRTMAAEMLRGQSSNATDVGAVFFLAKRLENYGQVPVDHSALTRDIGRLFLGVDLRCAECHDHLTIPDYKQDDFVGLAAFTRNAALLDAKQPSIREKPLTEKLEFASVFTKVRKQSGPRIPGRSELTIPAQPKGSEFRIPPDAKAKTPGTLRFSPLEQLSVEITAADHRQFARNFVNRLWFALLGHGLVHPLDLHHRGNPPSHPQVLERLTDAFLASGTDIRELARIIARTDAYQRSSILPNGITQAAPEDRFVTALEKRLSAEQLFASVLRATGEWDRFHTPEMATERTALLARFQKAFANQPREPEESPEPSLRAALFLSNDPKFLDLLTPRPGNLVARLAAIAPESPAELAELAFLNVLSRSPDSQEQALVRQSLPSGPADVRLKAIQRLVWSLLTSTEFSVNH
- a CDS encoding DUF1501 domain-containing protein; this translates as MDATNHCIPTEHRLSRRQWLCGAGGLFLGAGSLATHATQTAMAEALRKQSKQVLFIWLDGGISQLESWDPKPNTRFGGPFRAIPTSVPGIHISELLPHTAKQMHHLALIRSLSTQDNAHSSGVDRIQRGDPKNRGVTYPFFGSAVAKLLGPGDSGLPPYLWIKPMNGGFIPKDAGFLGPQYGALALGDGKPPENLFRPDALSASEDAQRNQLRQAWDRRYAARRRPGTADATSHVFEMAAQLQKHQHIFDPSTTTQRDRDRYGPSDLGRHLLIARRMIEAGITFVKVTSYGWDSHGDHFNGQLSLMSKFDQGFSALVEDLAERSMLDSVLVIVLSEFGRTPRINGHIGRDHWPEAWSMAMTGPRIQRGVAIGKTNPEGTWVTSDEHDIGHLFHTWFASLGIDSQETSYDNGGQPLPIAHEDCIPISEVMVSP
- a CDS encoding WD40 domain-containing protein; this encodes MPLDSSAWLKQHPPKALATLTQPEPFWCLRAHPSEQWLLAGGGIGQLHRIQADGDSWKVASSVSVHSGWVPAIAFHPNGELVVTADTWGKLRCSRVADLAGKPSWEHPHAHAGWIRQLAISPNGTILASLGQDQMIHLWDIPTGKPTHSFRFTETDGFSLAFHPKQGSLITGDLHGFVCEWDPKTGKAIRRMQLPDFYKLDRIQDVGGIRCLRFAPDGNTILAAGCKPTTGGFVQGSSLLVWLDSQRWQVLTTIDSANPNDGFITDLAWHDAGFWLSCSSGQPGQGKLALYPERGGPSFWNAPAPNSHGLVWLARSQRVVVSQTNTGSNGNGRPKTANQEYPSNFSPLGQWRFGSA